The proteins below are encoded in one region of Scleropages formosus chromosome 19, fSclFor1.1, whole genome shotgun sequence:
- the b4galnt1a gene encoding beta-1,4 N-acetylgalactosaminyltransferase 1a isoform X3 — protein sequence MIMRFTHKASALAVVLFAAILLSFWMSVDYRTVDLRSQPGSTLKKLFDQRVQLLQESYSEIPFRIKESVLGLLPHNRCVCQSEKTIDLPFSRMLFPRVSAKVFHTAFQASELEEVKRRRAEEYQSFKKRSQSAADFIIVAEANSPLQYPTQGVKVQPKKTILIPVEFCTEGYTAVFTIKIRHSLIPKLYNPGSGRGYKISKLVTIATKTFLRYDKLQVLIDSIRQFYPTVTIVIADDSEHPKPVTGPYIEHYIMPFGKGWFAGRNLAVSQVTTKYVLWVDDDFIFTSDTKIEKFVDVLEKTTLDLVGGAVREVTGYTATFRHTISVEPGDEDGDCLHIRRGFHHGIQGFPNCVVSDAVINFFMARTDKIQQVGFDPQLVRIAHLEFFIDALGVLHVGSCNDVIVSHTSKIKLPWGQSETDKAYAKFREPSTTTQVAQDRLFYFKNRLQCLTYK from the exons ATGATCATGCGCTTCACCCACAAGGCGTCGGCGCTGGCAGTTGTGCTGTTTGCTGCCATCCTCCTCTCTTTCTGGATGTCTGTGGACTATAGAACTGTGGATCTGCGGTCCCAACCGGGCAGCACGCTGAAGAAGCTGTTTGACCAAAGGGTGCAGTTATTACAAGAGAGTTACAGTGAGATTCCCTTCCGAATAAAGGAGAGTGTACTTGG TCTGCTCCCCCACAATagatgtgtgtgtcagagtgagAAGACCATTGACCTTCCCTTCTCCAGAATGCTTTTTCCACGGGTCTCTGCCAAAGTCTTCCATACAGCTTTCCAGGCCTCCGAGTTGGAGGAGGTGAAACGCCGTAGAGCCGAGGAGTACCAAAGCTTCAAAAAGAG ATCCCAGAGTGCAGCAGACTTCATCATTGTTGCAGAAGCAAACAGCCCCTTGCAGTATCCCACCCAGGGAGTAAAAGTTCAGCCCAAAAAAACCATCCTCATTCCAG tggaGTTTTGTACTGAGGGCTACACAGCAGTCTTCACGATCAAAATCCGCCACAGTCTCATCCCAAAACTCTATAACCCAGGTTCTGGAAGAG GGTACAAAATCAGCAAGCTCGTGACCATAGCTACAAAAACATTCCTACGTTATGACAAACTCCAGGTTCTGATTGACAGTATTCGGCAGTTCTACCCCACTGTCACCATAGTGATTGCAGACGACAGTGAGCACCCCAAACCAGTGACTGGCCCATACATCGAGCATTACATCATGCCATTTGGAAAG GGCTGGTTTGCTGGTCGCAACCTGGCTGTGTCCCAGGTAACTACAAAGTACGTGTTGTGGGTGGATGATGACTTCATCTTTACCTCAGACACCAAGATCGAGAAGTTTGTGGATGTACTGGAGAAAACCACTCTGGACTTG GTAGGTGGAGCGGTGCGTGAGGTCACAGGGTACACAGCCACCTTCAGGCACACCATCTCTGTGGAACCAGGGGATGAGGACGGAGACTGCCTGCACATAAGGCGTGGTTTTCACCATGGCATACAGGGCTTTCCTAACTGTGTAGTCTCAGATGCAGTCATCAACTTCTTCATGGCTAGAACAGACAAGATTCAGCAAGTGGGCTTTGACCCTCAACTGGTGCGAATTGCACATCTAG AATTTTTCATTGATGCTCTTGGTGTTCTTCATGTTGGCTCATGTAATGATGTCATAGTCAGCCACACCTCCAAGATCAAGCTGCCGTGGGGCCAGTCAGAAACTGACAAAGCCTATGCCAAGTTTCGAGAGCCATCCACCACCACCCAGGTCGCTCAGGACAGATTGTTTTACTTCAAAAACCGGCTCCAGTGCCTGACATACAAATGA
- the b4galnt1a gene encoding beta-1,4 N-acetylgalactosaminyltransferase 1a isoform X1 — MIMRFTHKASALAVVLFAAILLSFWMSVDYRTVDLRSQPGSTLKKLFDQRVQLLQESYSEIPFRIKESVLGLLPHNRCVCQSEKTIDLPFSRMLFPRVSAKVFHTAFQASELEEVKRRRAEEYQSFKKRSQSAADFIIVAEANSPLQYPTQGVKVQPKKTILIPGLGLKEQPKKLHSVNLTSTLGIFDVAAEVEMVKVEGVGEKHITLSSNFLPHLNRQLQFVTYTNTHFHPNTADTVEFCTEGYTAVFTIKIRHSLIPKLYNPGSGRGYKISKLVTIATKTFLRYDKLQVLIDSIRQFYPTVTIVIADDSEHPKPVTGPYIEHYIMPFGKGWFAGRNLAVSQVTTKYVLWVDDDFIFTSDTKIEKFVDVLEKTTLDLVGGAVREVTGYTATFRHTISVEPGDEDGDCLHIRRGFHHGIQGFPNCVVSDAVINFFMARTDKIQQVGFDPQLVRIAHLEFFIDALGVLHVGSCNDVIVSHTSKIKLPWGQSETDKAYAKFREPSTTTQVAQDRLFYFKNRLQCLTYK, encoded by the exons ATGATCATGCGCTTCACCCACAAGGCGTCGGCGCTGGCAGTTGTGCTGTTTGCTGCCATCCTCCTCTCTTTCTGGATGTCTGTGGACTATAGAACTGTGGATCTGCGGTCCCAACCGGGCAGCACGCTGAAGAAGCTGTTTGACCAAAGGGTGCAGTTATTACAAGAGAGTTACAGTGAGATTCCCTTCCGAATAAAGGAGAGTGTACTTGG TCTGCTCCCCCACAATagatgtgtgtgtcagagtgagAAGACCATTGACCTTCCCTTCTCCAGAATGCTTTTTCCACGGGTCTCTGCCAAAGTCTTCCATACAGCTTTCCAGGCCTCCGAGTTGGAGGAGGTGAAACGCCGTAGAGCCGAGGAGTACCAAAGCTTCAAAAAGAG ATCCCAGAGTGCAGCAGACTTCATCATTGTTGCAGAAGCAAACAGCCCCTTGCAGTATCCCACCCAGGGAGTAAAAGTTCAGCCCAAAAAAACCATCCTCATTCCAG GCCTTGGCTTAAAAGAACAACCCAAGAAACTTCATTCA GTGAATTTGACTTCAACGTTGGGCATATTTGATGTGGCAGCAGAGGTGGAGATGGTCAAGGTTGAAGGTGTAGGGGAGAAGCACATAACTTTGTCCAGTAACTTTCTGCCTCATCTGAACCGACAGCTGCAGTTTGTCACCTACACCAACACGCATTTTCACCccaacacagcagacacag tggaGTTTTGTACTGAGGGCTACACAGCAGTCTTCACGATCAAAATCCGCCACAGTCTCATCCCAAAACTCTATAACCCAGGTTCTGGAAGAG GGTACAAAATCAGCAAGCTCGTGACCATAGCTACAAAAACATTCCTACGTTATGACAAACTCCAGGTTCTGATTGACAGTATTCGGCAGTTCTACCCCACTGTCACCATAGTGATTGCAGACGACAGTGAGCACCCCAAACCAGTGACTGGCCCATACATCGAGCATTACATCATGCCATTTGGAAAG GGCTGGTTTGCTGGTCGCAACCTGGCTGTGTCCCAGGTAACTACAAAGTACGTGTTGTGGGTGGATGATGACTTCATCTTTACCTCAGACACCAAGATCGAGAAGTTTGTGGATGTACTGGAGAAAACCACTCTGGACTTG GTAGGTGGAGCGGTGCGTGAGGTCACAGGGTACACAGCCACCTTCAGGCACACCATCTCTGTGGAACCAGGGGATGAGGACGGAGACTGCCTGCACATAAGGCGTGGTTTTCACCATGGCATACAGGGCTTTCCTAACTGTGTAGTCTCAGATGCAGTCATCAACTTCTTCATGGCTAGAACAGACAAGATTCAGCAAGTGGGCTTTGACCCTCAACTGGTGCGAATTGCACATCTAG AATTTTTCATTGATGCTCTTGGTGTTCTTCATGTTGGCTCATGTAATGATGTCATAGTCAGCCACACCTCCAAGATCAAGCTGCCGTGGGGCCAGTCAGAAACTGACAAAGCCTATGCCAAGTTTCGAGAGCCATCCACCACCACCCAGGTCGCTCAGGACAGATTGTTTTACTTCAAAAACCGGCTCCAGTGCCTGACATACAAATGA
- the b4galnt1a gene encoding beta-1,4 N-acetylgalactosaminyltransferase 1a isoform X2, translating to MIMRFTHKASALAVVLFAAILLSFWMSVDYRTVDLRSQPGSTLKKLFDQRVQLLQESYSEIPFRIKESVLGMLFPRVSAKVFHTAFQASELEEVKRRRAEEYQSFKKRSQSAADFIIVAEANSPLQYPTQGVKVQPKKTILIPGLGLKEQPKKLHSVNLTSTLGIFDVAAEVEMVKVEGVGEKHITLSSNFLPHLNRQLQFVTYTNTHFHPNTADTVEFCTEGYTAVFTIKIRHSLIPKLYNPGSGRGYKISKLVTIATKTFLRYDKLQVLIDSIRQFYPTVTIVIADDSEHPKPVTGPYIEHYIMPFGKGWFAGRNLAVSQVTTKYVLWVDDDFIFTSDTKIEKFVDVLEKTTLDLVGGAVREVTGYTATFRHTISVEPGDEDGDCLHIRRGFHHGIQGFPNCVVSDAVINFFMARTDKIQQVGFDPQLVRIAHLEFFIDALGVLHVGSCNDVIVSHTSKIKLPWGQSETDKAYAKFREPSTTTQVAQDRLFYFKNRLQCLTYK from the exons ATGATCATGCGCTTCACCCACAAGGCGTCGGCGCTGGCAGTTGTGCTGTTTGCTGCCATCCTCCTCTCTTTCTGGATGTCTGTGGACTATAGAACTGTGGATCTGCGGTCCCAACCGGGCAGCACGCTGAAGAAGCTGTTTGACCAAAGGGTGCAGTTATTACAAGAGAGTTACAGTGAGATTCCCTTCCGAATAAAGGAGAGTGTACTTGG AATGCTTTTTCCACGGGTCTCTGCCAAAGTCTTCCATACAGCTTTCCAGGCCTCCGAGTTGGAGGAGGTGAAACGCCGTAGAGCCGAGGAGTACCAAAGCTTCAAAAAGAG ATCCCAGAGTGCAGCAGACTTCATCATTGTTGCAGAAGCAAACAGCCCCTTGCAGTATCCCACCCAGGGAGTAAAAGTTCAGCCCAAAAAAACCATCCTCATTCCAG GCCTTGGCTTAAAAGAACAACCCAAGAAACTTCATTCA GTGAATTTGACTTCAACGTTGGGCATATTTGATGTGGCAGCAGAGGTGGAGATGGTCAAGGTTGAAGGTGTAGGGGAGAAGCACATAACTTTGTCCAGTAACTTTCTGCCTCATCTGAACCGACAGCTGCAGTTTGTCACCTACACCAACACGCATTTTCACCccaacacagcagacacag tggaGTTTTGTACTGAGGGCTACACAGCAGTCTTCACGATCAAAATCCGCCACAGTCTCATCCCAAAACTCTATAACCCAGGTTCTGGAAGAG GGTACAAAATCAGCAAGCTCGTGACCATAGCTACAAAAACATTCCTACGTTATGACAAACTCCAGGTTCTGATTGACAGTATTCGGCAGTTCTACCCCACTGTCACCATAGTGATTGCAGACGACAGTGAGCACCCCAAACCAGTGACTGGCCCATACATCGAGCATTACATCATGCCATTTGGAAAG GGCTGGTTTGCTGGTCGCAACCTGGCTGTGTCCCAGGTAACTACAAAGTACGTGTTGTGGGTGGATGATGACTTCATCTTTACCTCAGACACCAAGATCGAGAAGTTTGTGGATGTACTGGAGAAAACCACTCTGGACTTG GTAGGTGGAGCGGTGCGTGAGGTCACAGGGTACACAGCCACCTTCAGGCACACCATCTCTGTGGAACCAGGGGATGAGGACGGAGACTGCCTGCACATAAGGCGTGGTTTTCACCATGGCATACAGGGCTTTCCTAACTGTGTAGTCTCAGATGCAGTCATCAACTTCTTCATGGCTAGAACAGACAAGATTCAGCAAGTGGGCTTTGACCCTCAACTGGTGCGAATTGCACATCTAG AATTTTTCATTGATGCTCTTGGTGTTCTTCATGTTGGCTCATGTAATGATGTCATAGTCAGCCACACCTCCAAGATCAAGCTGCCGTGGGGCCAGTCAGAAACTGACAAAGCCTATGCCAAGTTTCGAGAGCCATCCACCACCACCCAGGTCGCTCAGGACAGATTGTTTTACTTCAAAAACCGGCTCCAGTGCCTGACATACAAATGA